CCCAATCCCGGTGATTGGTTAGACCAACTGGCTGGAAAGTTTCCGGTGGGGATTCCCTGAAGGCTCCAGACAGCGCTAGACTGAGGAGCATTGTCTCCGTCTGGGTTGGATAACCAACCATTCTGCTGATGAGGTAACCCATGACAACCAACCGCACCAGACCCTCCCGCATTGTTCGTGAAGGCTCCGTGGGACTACTGGCATTAGTTGCCGTGGTGTTCTTTGGTGTCACCATCCTCTGGTTGCGAGGCTTTACCTTTGGAGACCGCAACTATCGAGTCCTGATTGATTTTCTCAATGTTAGTGGTTTGCAAGTGGGTTCTCCGACACTCTTCCGAGGAGTGACCATCGGGCGCGTCACAGCGGTTCGCCCCGAACCCAATGGGGTGGAGGTCGAGATTACCATCAATTCATCAACACTGGTGATCCCTCGAGATGTGCGGATCGAAGCCAATCAATCGGGGTTGATTAGTGAAACGGTGATTGAGTTCACGCCCCTCAAGCCCCTGCCTGATAGTGAGATCGCCACTGCTAATCCCCTAGCAAAGGATTGTAACCCTGATTTAATTATCTGCAACGGTGCCCAACTCAAGGGGGAAATTGGTGTCAGCTTTGATGAACTCTTGCGCTCATCGATTCGTTTTTCTGAAGCCTTCAGTGACTCGGCCTTCCTGGAAAATCTCAACCAGACCGTGAAAAATACTTCGGATGCTGCCCACGGCATCACCACCCTAACGCGATCGCTCCAGGGACAAATCACCACCCTCTCAGCCTCAGTAAAAGCAGTGGGCAAGGCTGCAAATCAGATCAATTTGACGGCGACTCAAGTGAATAGTTTGGTGGCTGACAACCGTGCAACGTTGGTAAAAACCCTCAACAACCTCAGTGCCACCAGTTCAGAATTGCGCGGAACCGTCGCTCAACTGTCGCCCTTCCTGAATCGGGTCGAAAAAGGTAAACTCCTGGCTAATCTGGAAACCTTTGCCGCGAACGCGGCTCAGATTTCTGTGAGTTTAAAGGAAGTGACCAGTGTCGCATCGAATCCTGGCACCTTAATTGCCCTCTACCAACTCTTAGACTCCGCTCGTGCCACCTTCCAAAACACCCAAAAAATTACGGCGAGTTTAGAGTCGGTCACCAGTGATCCCGCCTTTCGCCAAAACCTCCGCAAGCTGCTCGATAAGTTGAATAAGCTCATGTCGTCCACCGTAGAACTGGAGCGACAAACCCAACTAGCCCAGGTTTTGGCACCCTTAGCCCTACCAGCAACACCGCCCCACCCACCACGACTGCTTTACCAGCCCATTCCCCCACCACGACCGTTGCTGTCCCCCCAGCAACTCCCAGCCCAGGGCCAACGGTAGATTTTGCCTTGACCCAAAATCCAACGCTGCAACTCCTGGGGGCAGTGATCGCCCAACTCACAGAACCCTTGCCGCCCCCAGCGAAAGCGGCGACGAACCCTGCCATCCCCCCATCCGCCCCCCAAAATTAACGTTCACCCCTGCAACTATGGCCGTCAAAAAGCAATTCACCAGTTTTCCAGAAATGCTCACAGGCTCGGATCTACCCTTGTTGGTCGACTTCTATGCCCCTTGGTGTGGGCCATGCCAGATGATGGCTCCGATTCTAGAACAGGTGGGAACCCGGCTTAAAGATCGACTCAGGGTGGTGAAAATCAACACTGAAAACTACCCCCAATTGGCCTCCCAGTATCAGGTGCAAGTATTGCCAACTCTGGTGCTGTTCAAACAGGGGCAACCCGTGGAACGCATTGAAGGCATGATGACAGCAGAACCCTTGATTCAACGTTTACACTCCCTCCTGTGACGGTTTCGTCCCTCATAAAAACTGAAAAACTCTTCTGGTTAAAGTCAGCTGATTTCTGGAGCCAATCTATTTAGTTATTCGCGATCGCGCAGGAGACGCTCTGCTAGGGCAGTTTTGGCCTGTTCCCGGTCATCAAAGTGAATTTTTTCTGTCCCCAGAATTTGATAGTCTTCGTGACCCTTCCCAGCAATCAAGACACTATCTCCGGGTTGGGCATTGCGGATGGCGGTGGCAATGGCTTGGGCGCGATCGCTGAAAACCGTTGGCGTGATGGTGGATGGAATACCCGCGAGAATATCCTCCAAGATCCGCTCTGGAACTTCCGTGCGGGGATTATCGGAGGTGACAATCACCTGATCGGCGAGTTGGGCAGCAATGGCTCCCATTTGGGGTCGTTTCGTGCGATCGCGATCGCCGCCACAACCAAACACACAGATCAACTGCCGCTGAACAAAGGGACGAGCTGCCCGCAGTAAATTTTCTAAACTGTCGGGGGTGTGGGCATAATCTACAATCACACTGATGTCCTGATCAGGATCAATTTGCACACACTCCATGCGACCAGGAACTCCAGGAAATTGAGGCAGCACCCGAACGACAGTGTCTAAATCCAGACCCAGGTGCAACACCGCCCCCACCGCTGCCAGCAGGTTCTCCAGGTTATATTGCCCCACTACGGGGGGCATGAAACGCCGCCTCACCCTGGGGCGTATGCAACACTCCTTCGATGCCAATAGCACTGTAGGTCAATTGATCTGCCCAGAGATCCGCCTCCGGGCTGCGGGTTCTATAGGTCCAGACCTGATCTGGATCTAATTGAGCCATCAGTTGCTGCCCATAGGGATCATCGCCATTGATGACGGCACGCCCCCGTAGATACGGGGGGATGAAACAACGCAGCCTTGGCGGCAAAGTAGTCCTTCATATCGCGATGAAAATCTAAGTGATCCTGGGTTAGGTTGGTGAACACTGCCACCTCAAAGGGACACCCTAAGACCCGGCCCTGGGCCAAGGCATGGGAGCTGACTTCCATGACCCCCCACTGACAACCCGCCGCCCGCGCTGCCGCAAGTTGAGCTTGAAGGTCAACGGCAAACGGTGTGGTGTGTTGCGCGGTCTGTTGAAACCCCGGCCAACGGGTATAGAGGGTTCCCAGCAGAGCAGCGGTCTGGGAGGATTGATTGAGAAAAAACTCAATCAGATGGGTGGTCGTGGTTTTACCATTGGTGCCCGTCACCCCCACCAATTGCAATTGCTGCCCCGGATGGTCATAGAAGCAAACGGCCAGTTGGGCACAGGCTTGAACAATATCTGCTACGGGCAGGACACAGGGCGCAGCAGCCCCTGAGCCAGGGGGATATTTCTCATAGGCAGCCGGAGACACAAGCGCTGCGATCGCCCCCGCGGCGATCGCCCCTGACCAAAAATCCCCCCCATCGACTCGGGTTCCGGGCATCCCAATAAACAGATCCCCTGGTTTACAGGCCAGGGAATTGGTTTTGAGTCCCGTAACCTCCACCTCTAAGGCTGGATGTTCCAGATTGGACAAGCCTTCTGGGAGGACAGACAGTAACGCGCGCAGTTTCATCATCGGAGTTGACCGTCACAGGGGCTGGATTATTCTGCCGACAGGGGAGCCAGATGTTTTTGTAACAGTTTTTCTAGCTGGGAGACACTGGCTCGAGGAGATAGACGGGGGAGGGCGTTCAGGGTTCCGGAATCGTCGAGGTGGCAAAGAACCGGAATCTCATACTGGTAAGCCTGAAACCAATCCTCCCGAGAGGTAATATCCCGAATCTCCAACTGGAAATCCCAGCCCTGAAGCTGCTCTAGCTTCGCT
Above is a window of Neosynechococcus sphagnicola sy1 DNA encoding:
- a CDS encoding MlaD family protein, producing the protein MTTNRTRPSRIVREGSVGLLALVAVVFFGVTILWLRGFTFGDRNYRVLIDFLNVSGLQVGSPTLFRGVTIGRVTAVRPEPNGVEVEITINSSTLVIPRDVRIEANQSGLISETVIEFTPLKPLPDSEIATANPLAKDCNPDLIICNGAQLKGEIGVSFDELLRSSIRFSEAFSDSAFLENLNQTVKNTSDAAHGITTLTRSLQGQITTLSASVKAVGKAANQINLTATQVNSLVADNRATLVKTLNNLSATSSELRGTVAQLSPFLNRVEKGKLLANLETFAANAAQISVSLKEVTSVASNPGTLIALYQLLDSARATFQNTQKITASLESVTSDPAFRQNLRKLLDKLNKLMSSTVELERQTQLAQVLAPLALPATPPHPPRLLYQPIPPPRPLLSPQQLPAQGQR
- the trxA gene encoding thioredoxin yields the protein MAVKKQFTSFPEMLTGSDLPLLVDFYAPWCGPCQMMAPILEQVGTRLKDRLRVVKINTENYPQLASQYQVQVLPTLVLFKQGQPVERIEGMMTAEPLIQRLHSLL
- a CDS encoding UDP-N-acetylmuramoyl-L-alanyl-D-glutamate--2,6-diaminopimelate ligase produces the protein MPPVVGQYNLENLLAAVGAVLHLGLDLDTVVRVLPQFPGVPGRMECVQIDPDQDISVIVDYAHTPDSLENLLRAARPFVQRQLICVFGCGGDRDRTKRPQMGAIAAQLADQVIVTSDNPRTEVPERILEDILAGIPSTITPTVFSDRAQAIATAIRNAQPGDSVLIAGKGHEDYQILGTEKIHFDDREQAKTALAERLLRDRE
- a CDS encoding Mur ligase family protein, encoding MMKLRALLSVLPEGLSNLEHPALEVEVTGLKTNSLACKPGDLFIGMPGTRVDGGDFWSGAIAAGAIAALVSPAAYEKYPPGSGAAAPCVLPVADIVQACAQLAVCFYDHPGQQLQLVGVTGTNGKTTTTHLIEFFLNQSSQTAALLGTLYTRWPGFQQTAQHTTPFAVDLQAQLAAARAAGCQWGVMEVSSHALAQGRVLGCPFEVAVFTNLTQDHLDFHRDMKDYFAAKAALFHPPVSTGACRHQWR
- a CDS encoding glutaredoxin family protein, which translates into the protein MQLILYSKPGCHLCEGLQAKLEQLQGWDFQLEIRDITSREDWFQAYQYEIPVLCHLDDSGTLNALPRLSPRASVSQLEKLLQKHLAPLSAE